A stretch of Methylogaea oryzae DNA encodes these proteins:
- a CDS encoding NAD(P)/FAD-dependent oxidoreductase, whose protein sequence is MAKIVVLGAGIGGIPMAYEMKELARKEDEVIVISDSPTFHFVPSNPWVAVNWRKPSDIKIELAPVFKKKKITFIQKAAAKVRPESNQVELADGSTVGYDYLIIATGPRLAFDEIPGFGPHGHTQSVCHVDHAGESGEFWDGFVKDPGPIIVGSVQGASCFGPAYEYLFIAETDLRKRKIRDKVPITFVTSEPYIGHLGLGGVGDSKGMLESELRDKSVKWICNAKVDRIEAGKMYVTEVDETGAEKKKHELSFKHSMMIPAFTGVDAVRGIDGLVNPRGFVLVDEYQRNPKFKNVYSVGVCIAIPPQEQTPVPTGVPKTGYMIESMVTATAHNIREELDGKQPSHKATWSALCLADMGDTGLAFIAQPQIPPRNITWSAKGYWVHLGKIAFEKYFMRKIAKGISEPFYERMILKMMGVVRLKNG, encoded by the coding sequence ATGGCTAAAATCGTCGTATTGGGCGCCGGCATCGGCGGCATTCCCATGGCTTACGAAATGAAGGAACTCGCCCGCAAGGAAGACGAGGTCATCGTCATTTCCGACAGTCCCACTTTCCACTTCGTGCCGTCCAACCCCTGGGTGGCCGTCAACTGGCGAAAACCGTCCGATATCAAAATCGAATTGGCGCCGGTTTTTAAAAAGAAAAAAATCACCTTCATACAAAAAGCCGCCGCCAAGGTACGCCCCGAATCCAACCAAGTGGAGCTCGCCGACGGCAGCACGGTAGGCTACGACTACCTCATCATCGCCACCGGCCCCAGGCTGGCCTTCGACGAAATCCCCGGCTTCGGCCCCCACGGCCATACCCAGTCGGTGTGCCACGTGGACCACGCCGGCGAATCGGGCGAATTTTGGGACGGCTTCGTCAAAGATCCCGGCCCCATCATCGTCGGCTCGGTGCAAGGCGCTTCCTGCTTCGGCCCGGCCTACGAGTACCTGTTCATCGCCGAGACCGACCTGCGCAAGCGCAAGATCCGCGACAAAGTGCCCATCACCTTCGTCACGTCCGAACCCTACATCGGCCACCTGGGGCTGGGCGGCGTGGGCGACTCCAAGGGCATGCTGGAAAGCGAGCTGCGGGACAAAAGCGTCAAGTGGATCTGCAACGCCAAAGTGGACCGCATCGAAGCCGGTAAAATGTACGTCACCGAAGTGGACGAGACCGGCGCGGAAAAGAAGAAGCACGAGCTGTCCTTCAAGCACAGCATGATGATCCCCGCCTTCACCGGCGTGGACGCGGTGCGCGGCATCGACGGGCTGGTCAACCCGCGCGGCTTCGTGCTGGTGGACGAATACCAGCGCAATCCCAAGTTCAAGAACGTCTATTCCGTGGGCGTGTGCATCGCCATCCCGCCCCAGGAGCAAACCCCGGTGCCCACCGGCGTGCCCAAGACCGGCTACATGATCGAATCCATGGTCACCGCCACCGCCCACAACATCCGCGAGGAATTGGACGGCAAGCAACCCTCCCACAAGGCTACCTGGAGCGCCTTGTGCCTGGCGGACATGGGCGACACCGGCCTGGCCTTCATCGCCCAGCCGCAAATTCCGCCGCGCAACATCACCTGGTCCGCCAAGGGTTATTGGGTGCACCTGGGCAAGATCGCCTTTGAAAAATACTTCATGCGCAAGATCGCCAAGGGCATCAGCGAGCCGTTCTATGAACGGATGATCCTGAAAATGATGGGCGTGGTGCGTTTGAAAAACGGCTGA
- the cydB gene encoding cytochrome d ubiquinol oxidase subunit II: MFDYETIRLIWWVFIGVVAVAFAVTEGFDFGIGALLPFVGKTDLERRVVINTVGATWEGNQVWLILLGGAVFAIWPPVYATLFSGLYVAMLLVLFALFFRPVGFDYRSKLENPQWRNAWDWGLFVGGAVPPLLLGVLVGNLIVGLPFHLDADLRAFYTGSFWSLLNPFALLCGFIGLATATFHGAIFLQWRTENAIRQRARRAVGLIGPALLAALALALGWVLLGMERPEIIVLPATDGPSNPLAKTVALAAGGWLKHFLAHPWMLAAPALGFGGLGAAYVLGKADSPAAAFLGSALGIGGALSTVGLGLFPFLLISSTDPRSSLTVWDASSSHTTLLLAFWITVVFLPIVLLYTRWVYRVIWGAVTEKQVMQDTHTLY, encoded by the coding sequence ATGTTCGACTACGAAACCATAAGACTGATCTGGTGGGTCTTCATCGGCGTGGTGGCCGTCGCCTTCGCCGTCACCGAAGGCTTCGATTTCGGCATCGGCGCGTTGCTGCCCTTCGTAGGCAAGACCGACCTGGAACGCCGTGTCGTCATCAACACCGTGGGCGCCACCTGGGAAGGCAACCAGGTGTGGCTGATCCTGCTGGGCGGCGCGGTATTCGCCATCTGGCCGCCGGTCTACGCCACGCTGTTCTCCGGCTTGTACGTGGCCATGCTGCTGGTGCTGTTCGCCCTGTTTTTCCGCCCGGTGGGCTTCGACTACCGCAGCAAGCTGGAAAACCCGCAATGGCGCAACGCCTGGGACTGGGGCTTGTTCGTCGGCGGCGCCGTGCCGCCCCTCCTGCTGGGCGTGCTGGTGGGCAATCTGATCGTCGGCCTGCCTTTCCACCTGGACGCCGATTTGCGCGCCTTCTACACCGGCTCGTTCTGGAGCCTGCTCAACCCCTTCGCCCTGCTGTGCGGCTTCATCGGCTTGGCGACGGCGACCTTCCACGGCGCGATTTTCCTGCAATGGCGCACCGAGAACGCTATCCGGCAACGGGCGCGGCGCGCGGTCGGGTTGATCGGCCCGGCCCTGCTGGCGGCTTTAGCACTGGCGTTGGGATGGGTATTGCTCGGCATGGAGCGGCCGGAAATCATTGTATTGCCGGCCACCGACGGGCCTTCCAACCCTTTGGCCAAAACCGTGGCCTTGGCGGCAGGCGGCTGGCTCAAGCATTTCCTCGCCCATCCCTGGATGCTGGCGGCACCGGCGCTGGGTTTCGGCGGCCTGGGCGCCGCCTACGTCCTGGGCAAGGCGGACTCGCCCGCCGCGGCATTTCTGGGCAGCGCCCTCGGCATCGGCGGCGCCTTGTCCACGGTGGGACTGGGGCTGTTCCCTTTCCTGCTGATTTCCTCCACCGACCCCCGCTCCAGCCTGACTGTGTGGGACGCCAGTTCCAGCCATACGACGCTATTGCTGGCCTTCTGGATCACCGTTGTCTTCCTGCCCATCGTGCTGCTGTATACACGCTGGGTTTACCGAGTGATCTGGGGCGCGGTGACGGAAAAGCAGGTAATGCAAGACACCCATACGCTATATTGA
- the cydX gene encoding cytochrome bd-I oxidase subunit CydX, producing the protein MWYFTWILGAGFAAAFAVINAMWLESVCDIDTHGIDQSCDDVRRRDA; encoded by the coding sequence ATGTGGTATTTCACCTGGATACTGGGCGCGGGTTTCGCCGCCGCCTTCGCCGTGATCAACGCCATGTGGCTGGAATCGGTGTGCGACATCGACACCCACGGCATCGACCAATCCTGCGACGATGTGCGTCGCCGCGATGCATGA
- a CDS encoding aspartate carbamoyltransferase translates to MSCRSTWKKTVHVFDKTANGGLQQVVAKNAGDVEQIRLIREHLSHIAARFTQGDFSGPARIHGNAMPGLAAMSAGAGQIRFVYGELPNGAQIDYSTDQPELVGAIHAYFDAQLSDHARHAVSGHHGRHHR, encoded by the coding sequence ATGTCATGCCGTTCGACCTGGAAAAAAACCGTGCACGTCTTCGACAAAACCGCCAACGGCGGCTTGCAGCAAGTGGTGGCCAAGAATGCCGGCGACGTCGAGCAAATCCGGCTGATCCGCGAGCACCTGTCGCACATCGCCGCCCGTTTTACCCAAGGCGATTTTTCCGGGCCGGCGCGCATCCACGGCAACGCCATGCCCGGACTGGCGGCCATGAGCGCCGGGGCCGGGCAAATCCGCTTTGTCTATGGAGAGCTGCCGAACGGGGCGCAAATCGACTATTCCACCGATCAGCCGGAGCTGGTGGGGGCGATACACGCTTATTTCGACGCGCAATTGAGCGACCACGCCCGCCACGCCGTTTCCGGACACCATGGACGGCACCACCGCTGA
- a CDS encoding YgaP family membrane protein produces the protein MTTHRIVRIVAGFFVLLSLSLGAEASPLFHNANWLWFTAFVGANLFQSGFTQFCPLETLLKKLGFKETCGGE, from the coding sequence CTGACGACCCACCGCATTGTCCGAATCGTGGCCGGATTTTTCGTCCTGCTCTCCCTGAGCCTGGGCGCGGAAGCCAGCCCGCTGTTCCACAACGCCAACTGGCTGTGGTTCACCGCCTTCGTCGGCGCCAACCTGTTCCAAAGCGGCTTCACCCAATTCTGCCCGCTGGAAACCCTATTGAAAAAACTGGGCTTCAAGGAAACCTGCGGCGGCGAATAA
- a CDS encoding TolC family protein, which translates to MKGNSMNFAIPALLLWLAAAAPAWAELPTGPLNLEQILDLAFERNPDLSAAAERIGQAEAKVGEAAAAFYPKLTGRVGYTYSDDPTQAFSAIVSQRRFTNRDFQNINQPGYVENFRPEVVGAWSLFRGGSDYFRKKAAELGVEAAELERSALRNGLAASVTSAYYAVLAAPQQLEVARRSIEAVDSALRHAQAQHREGALLKSDVLSLEVRRAQAGEAEVRAINGVELTRSGLKTLLGLGAADPLEVRAGADSTAAPISDKIGELITQALAQRPEMQAAAHQVQIREKELLAEQGGHLPRVNAYAAYGMNTRTPDFNANRDNVTLGLNAEVDLFAGGATAARVSGAERKVAEAQAIQQRTRLEIEDEVQRAHANLKEARQRLVMAEAADRAAEEAMRLVYQQYQAGTANVTRYLEAEADRAQAQTRAVMARYDAQVAQANLQKALGFWK; encoded by the coding sequence ATGAAAGGTAATTCGATGAACTTCGCCATCCCTGCTCTACTGCTCTGGCTGGCGGCGGCCGCTCCCGCCTGGGCGGAACTCCCTACCGGCCCGCTCAATCTGGAACAAATCCTGGACTTGGCCTTCGAGCGCAATCCGGACCTGAGCGCCGCCGCCGAACGCATCGGCCAAGCCGAAGCCAAGGTCGGAGAGGCGGCCGCCGCCTTTTATCCCAAGCTCACCGGCCGGGTGGGCTACACCTATTCCGACGACCCGACCCAGGCCTTTTCCGCCATCGTTTCCCAGCGGCGCTTCACCAATCGAGACTTCCAAAACATCAACCAGCCCGGTTATGTGGAAAACTTCCGGCCGGAAGTGGTGGGCGCTTGGTCGCTGTTTCGCGGCGGCTCGGATTATTTCCGCAAGAAGGCGGCGGAACTGGGCGTGGAAGCGGCGGAATTGGAACGCTCCGCCTTGCGCAACGGGCTGGCGGCATCGGTCACTTCCGCTTATTACGCCGTGTTGGCCGCCCCGCAACAGTTGGAAGTGGCGCGCCGCTCCATCGAAGCGGTGGACAGCGCCCTGCGCCACGCCCAAGCCCAACACCGCGAGGGCGCCCTGCTCAAATCCGACGTATTGTCCTTGGAAGTGCGCCGCGCCCAGGCCGGCGAAGCGGAGGTGCGGGCCATCAACGGCGTAGAGCTGACCCGTTCCGGACTGAAAACCCTGCTCGGCTTGGGCGCGGCCGATCCCTTGGAAGTCCGCGCGGGGGCCGATAGCACAGCCGCCCCGATCAGCGACAAAATCGGCGAACTGATCACCCAAGCCCTGGCCCAGCGGCCGGAAATGCAGGCGGCGGCCCATCAGGTGCAAATACGCGAAAAGGAACTGTTGGCCGAGCAAGGCGGCCACCTGCCCCGCGTCAACGCCTATGCGGCCTACGGCATGAACACCCGCACTCCCGATTTCAACGCCAACCGCGACAACGTCACCCTGGGGCTCAACGCGGAAGTGGACTTGTTCGCCGGCGGAGCCACGGCGGCGCGGGTATCCGGCGCCGAACGCAAAGTGGCCGAAGCCCAAGCCATCCAGCAGCGCACCCGGCTGGAAATCGAAGACGAAGTCCAACGGGCCCACGCCAACCTCAAGGAGGCGCGCCAGCGATTGGTCATGGCGGAAGCCGCCGACCGCGCCGCCGAGGAGGCCATGCGCCTGGTCTACCAACAGTACCAGGCCGGCACGGCCAACGTCACCCGCTACCTGGAGGCCGAGGCCGACCGCGCCCAAGCGCAGACACGGGCGGTGATGGCCCGCTACGACGCCCAGGTGGCCCAGGCCAACCTGCAAAAAGCCTTAGGATTCTGGAAATAA
- a CDS encoding cytochrome ubiquinol oxidase subunit I, with translation MSGDDIVSLSRLQFGLTALYHFLFVPLTLGMTFILGIMESVYVMTGRQVYKDMTQFWGKLFGINFAMGVTTGITLEFQFGTNWAYYSHYVGDIFGPLLASEGWMAFFLESTFVGLFFFGWVRLSKVQHLMVTWLLAVGTSLSALWILIANGWMQHPVGAEFNYETLRMELTSFADVFFNPVAQVKFVHTVAAGYVTGSMFVLGISSWYLLKKRDIGFARRSFSIASAFGLASVLSVIVLGDESGYTSGETQKIKLASIEAEWDTHKPPASFTVVGIPDQAAEKTHYALKLPYVLGLIATRSIDEDVKGLKDLRNESAQRIESGMVAYGELQKLRAGDKSDATRRAFEQHKADLGYGLLLKKYTDKVVDADEAMIEKAANDTIPRVAPLFWTFRVMVACGFTLLFIFAMAFYYCATRVADQKRWLMKLAVWGIPLPWIAAETGWFVAEYGRQPWTISGVLPTHLSVSSVSSGQLWFSIAGFAFFYTVLLVIELYLMFKYVRLGPSSLHTGRYCFEQSA, from the coding sequence ATGTCCGGTGACGACATCGTCAGCCTGTCGCGGCTGCAATTCGGCCTGACCGCCCTCTACCACTTCCTGTTCGTGCCCTTGACCCTGGGCATGACCTTTATCCTCGGCATCATGGAGTCGGTTTACGTCATGACCGGCCGCCAGGTCTACAAGGACATGACCCAATTCTGGGGCAAGCTGTTCGGCATCAATTTCGCCATGGGCGTCACCACCGGCATCACCCTGGAATTCCAGTTCGGCACCAACTGGGCCTATTACTCCCATTACGTCGGCGACATATTCGGCCCGCTGCTGGCCAGCGAAGGCTGGATGGCGTTCTTCCTGGAGTCCACTTTTGTCGGCCTGTTCTTCTTCGGCTGGGTTCGCCTGAGCAAAGTCCAGCACCTGATGGTCACCTGGCTGCTGGCCGTAGGCACCAGCTTGTCCGCCCTGTGGATATTGATAGCCAACGGCTGGATGCAGCATCCGGTGGGTGCGGAATTCAACTACGAAACCCTGCGCATGGAGCTGACCAGCTTCGCCGACGTGTTCTTCAATCCGGTAGCCCAGGTGAAGTTCGTGCATACGGTGGCGGCCGGCTACGTGACCGGCTCCATGTTCGTGCTGGGCATCAGCTCCTGGTACTTGCTGAAAAAGCGCGACATCGGCTTCGCCCGCCGCTCCTTTTCCATCGCTTCGGCGTTCGGTCTGGCCTCGGTGCTGTCGGTAATCGTGCTGGGCGACGAATCGGGCTATACCTCCGGCGAAACCCAAAAGATCAAGCTGGCTTCCATCGAAGCGGAGTGGGACACCCACAAACCGCCGGCCAGCTTCACCGTGGTGGGCATTCCCGACCAGGCGGCGGAAAAAACCCATTACGCCCTCAAACTGCCCTACGTGCTGGGCCTGATCGCCACCCGCTCCATCGACGAGGACGTAAAAGGCTTGAAAGACCTGCGCAACGAGAGTGCCCAGCGCATCGAGAGCGGCATGGTCGCCTACGGCGAACTGCAAAAGCTGCGGGCGGGCGACAAGAGCGACGCCACCCGCCGCGCCTTCGAGCAACACAAGGCCGACCTGGGCTACGGCCTGCTGCTGAAGAAATACACCGACAAAGTCGTCGACGCCGACGAAGCCATGATCGAGAAGGCCGCCAACGACACCATCCCGCGCGTCGCCCCCCTGTTCTGGACTTTCCGCGTCATGGTGGCCTGCGGCTTCACCCTGCTGTTCATCTTCGCCATGGCGTTTTATTACTGCGCCACCCGCGTCGCCGACCAGAAGCGCTGGTTGATGAAGCTGGCGGTGTGGGGCATCCCACTGCCGTGGATCGCGGCGGAAACCGGCTGGTTCGTGGCGGAATACGGCCGCCAGCCCTGGACCATTTCCGGCGTGCTGCCCACCCATTTGAGCGTGTCCAGCGTCAGCAGCGGCCAGCTGTGGTTCAGCATCGCCGGTTTCGCCTTCTTCTATACGGTGCTGTTGGTGATCGAGCTGTACCTGATGTTCAAGTACGTGCGGCTGGGGCCCAGCAGCCTGCACACCGGCCGCTATTGCTTCGAACAAAGCGCATAA
- a CDS encoding efflux RND transporter periplasmic adaptor subunit, translating into MSTPNSEQTKRQLIYAAASIAGLILLLVWMQGGFVGKTPPGTTEAAPGQTGRLVTARAEVKEIDDIMAWPGTVSARTVAQLAPKVSARIIEVAVKAGDTVKAGQVLAKLDQGEWQARLRQARSALAAAEAEAARAQADARRTQNLFDQEAATRQALDAALATARAGSAQAAEARAAVSEAESHFGETTLRAPFDGAVVQRLLEPGDMAMPGSAVLVVQSEQRLRVEADVPEQCAAAIQAGTALQARVGERRYAAVAEEIAPAADPRSRTVQVKAGLNGAADLQPGAFAWLEQPCGRRNALLVPASAVSRSGQLESVHVVEGGKTLLRHVRTGKSRDGWVEVLAGLKAGDLVVTDSAP; encoded by the coding sequence ATGTCCACGCCCAATTCCGAACAAACCAAACGCCAGCTGATTTATGCCGCCGCCTCCATCGCCGGGTTGATCCTGCTGCTGGTGTGGATGCAAGGCGGTTTCGTCGGCAAGACGCCGCCCGGCACCACCGAAGCCGCCCCCGGACAGACGGGCCGCCTGGTCACCGCCCGGGCGGAGGTCAAAGAAATCGACGACATCATGGCCTGGCCGGGCACGGTGAGCGCCCGCACCGTGGCGCAGCTGGCGCCCAAAGTGAGCGCCCGCATCATCGAAGTCGCCGTCAAAGCCGGCGACACCGTCAAAGCCGGCCAAGTGCTGGCCAAGCTGGACCAGGGGGAATGGCAAGCGCGGCTGCGCCAGGCCCGTTCCGCCTTGGCGGCGGCCGAGGCCGAAGCGGCCCGCGCCCAAGCCGATGCGCGCCGCACGCAAAACCTGTTCGACCAGGAAGCCGCCACCCGCCAAGCCTTGGATGCCGCCTTGGCGACCGCCCGGGCCGGCAGCGCCCAGGCGGCCGAAGCCCGCGCGGCGGTGAGCGAGGCGGAGTCCCACTTCGGTGAAACCACCCTGCGCGCACCCTTCGACGGCGCCGTAGTGCAGCGACTGCTGGAGCCGGGCGATATGGCCATGCCCGGCAGCGCCGTGCTGGTGGTGCAATCCGAGCAGCGCTTGCGGGTGGAAGCGGACGTGCCGGAACAGTGCGCCGCCGCCATCCAAGCGGGTACTGCTTTGCAGGCGCGCGTCGGCGAACGCCGCTACGCCGCCGTGGCCGAAGAAATCGCCCCGGCCGCCGATCCCCGCAGCCGCACGGTGCAAGTCAAAGCTGGCCTGAACGGCGCGGCCGATTTGCAACCCGGCGCCTTCGCCTGGCTGGAACAGCCCTGCGGCCGCCGCAACGCCTTGCTGGTGCCGGCATCGGCCGTCAGCCGCTCGGGACAGCTGGAAAGCGTCCACGTGGTGGAAGGCGGCAAAACCCTGTTGCGCCACGTGCGCACCGGCAAGTCCCGCGACGGCTGGGTGGAAGTGCTGGCGGGCCTCAAGGCCGGCGACCTGGTGGTGACGGACAGCGCACCATGA
- a CDS encoding TIGR00730 family Rossman fold protein — MRLCVFCGSKHGIRPQYSQAARRFGALMAERGVGLVYGGGAIGLMGEVADAVLAGGGEVIGVIPRFLSGEEIAHSGLTELHVVESMHERKARMAELADGFAALPGGIGTLEELNEILTWAQLELHAKPVGVLNTAGFFDGFLAFLRFTVREGFLAEKHRRLLLSADEPEDLLQWLTAGPTAGPVKTELV, encoded by the coding sequence ATGCGTTTATGTGTGTTTTGTGGTTCGAAGCATGGGATTCGGCCGCAGTATAGTCAGGCGGCCCGGCGTTTCGGCGCGTTGATGGCGGAGCGGGGCGTCGGCTTGGTCTACGGCGGCGGCGCCATCGGTTTGATGGGGGAGGTGGCCGACGCGGTTTTGGCCGGAGGCGGCGAAGTCATCGGGGTGATACCCCGTTTTTTGTCCGGAGAGGAAATCGCCCACTCCGGCTTGACCGAGCTGCACGTGGTTGAGTCCATGCACGAGCGTAAAGCCAGGATGGCCGAATTGGCCGACGGTTTCGCCGCTTTGCCGGGCGGCATCGGCACGCTGGAGGAGTTGAACGAGATTCTTACCTGGGCGCAGTTGGAACTGCACGCAAAGCCCGTCGGGGTGTTGAACACAGCGGGGTTTTTCGACGGCTTTTTGGCGTTTTTGCGCTTTACGGTGCGGGAAGGCTTTCTGGCTGAAAAGCATCGCCGCTTGTTGCTGAGCGCCGACGAGCCGGAGGACTTGCTTCAATGGCTGACGGCGGGGCCGACGGCCGGGCCGGTGAAAACCGAGCTGGTTTAG
- a CDS encoding exopolyphosphatase, with translation MTEKFRLITRSDFDGLVCAALLKEKGILDEILFVHPKDMQDGKVQVNERDITTNLPYVPGCHLAFDHHASETLRNETRASNHIIDPNAPSAARVVYDYYGGAATFPRISQAMMEAVDKADSAQFSKDEILKPDGWVLLNYLMDARTGLGRFRDFRVSNYQLMMELIDYCLEHDINDILKLPDVVERSQLYFQQEEQFKAQLQRCSTVYKNLVVLDLRGEEIIHAGNRFMIYALYPQCNISIHVLWGLKQQNTVFAIGKSILDRSSKTNVGELCLRHGGGGHQAAGTCQVDNDHAETVLLELIAKINADG, from the coding sequence ATGACAGAAAAATTTCGTTTAATCACTCGTAGCGATTTCGATGGATTGGTGTGCGCGGCCCTGCTCAAGGAAAAAGGCATACTCGACGAAATTTTGTTCGTTCACCCCAAGGACATGCAAGACGGCAAAGTCCAGGTAAACGAACGGGACATCACCACCAACCTGCCCTACGTGCCCGGCTGTCATCTGGCCTTCGACCACCACGCCAGCGAAACCCTGCGTAACGAGACCCGCGCCAGCAACCATATCATCGATCCCAACGCCCCTTCCGCCGCTCGAGTCGTGTACGACTACTACGGCGGCGCGGCGACTTTCCCGCGCATCTCCCAGGCCATGATGGAAGCGGTGGACAAAGCCGACTCGGCCCAGTTCAGCAAGGACGAAATCCTCAAGCCCGACGGCTGGGTGCTGCTCAATTACCTGATGGACGCCCGCACCGGCCTGGGCCGCTTCCGCGATTTCCGCGTGTCCAACTACCAGTTGATGATGGAATTGATCGACTACTGCCTGGAACACGATATCAACGACATTCTGAAGCTGCCCGATGTCGTCGAACGCAGCCAGTTGTACTTCCAGCAGGAAGAACAATTCAAAGCCCAGCTGCAGCGCTGCTCCACCGTGTATAAAAACCTGGTGGTGCTGGATCTGCGCGGCGAGGAAATCATCCACGCCGGCAACCGCTTCATGATTTACGCCCTCTACCCCCAGTGCAACATCTCCATTCACGTGCTGTGGGGCCTGAAGCAGCAAAACACCGTGTTCGCCATCGGCAAGTCCATTCTGGACCGTTCCTCGAAAACCAACGTCGGCGAATTGTGCCTGCGCCACGGCGGCGGCGGCCATCAAGCCGCCGGCACCTGCCAAGTGGACAACGATCACGCCGAAACGGTGCTGCTGGAGTTGATCGCCAAAATCAACGCCGACGGTTAA
- a CDS encoding response regulator transcription factor: MPNEEESPSLLLVDDDPTFCDVLQMALTRRHYDVQVAHNIGDALALAESLDPEYAVIDLRIGHESGLELVEKLIALDSNTRIVMLTGYASIATAVEAIKLGATHYLTKPADADEIVAALHKDEGDTSVQIKDKPLSVKRLEWEHLQKVLVEHDGNISAAARSLGMHRRTLQRKLDKRPVKD, translated from the coding sequence ATGCCAAACGAAGAAGAGTCTCCCAGTCTGCTGCTGGTGGACGACGACCCCACTTTTTGCGATGTGCTGCAAATGGCCCTCACCCGCCGCCACTACGACGTGCAAGTGGCCCACAACATCGGCGACGCCCTGGCCCTGGCCGAAAGCCTGGACCCCGAATACGCCGTCATCGACCTGCGCATCGGCCACGAATCGGGACTGGAGCTGGTGGAAAAGCTGATCGCCTTGGACAGCAACACCCGCATCGTGATGCTCACCGGCTACGCCAGCATCGCCACCGCCGTGGAAGCCATCAAACTGGGCGCCACCCACTACCTGACCAAACCCGCCGACGCCGACGAAATCGTCGCCGCCCTGCACAAGGACGAGGGCGACACCAGCGTGCAAATCAAGGACAAGCCATTGTCCGTCAAGCGGCTGGAATGGGAACACCTGCAAAAAGTGCTGGTGGAACACGACGGCAATATCTCCGCCGCCGCCCGCTCCCTGGGCATGCATCGCCGCACGTTGCAGCGTAAGCTGGACAAGCGGCCGGTTAAGGACTGA